Genomic window (Kosakonia sp. BYX6):
CTGGGCCTGGCAGGCTTTGACTGGCTGCTTCTTGATGGCGAACACGCCCCTAACGACGTGCTCACTTTTGTACCGCAATTAATGGCGTTAAAAGGCAGCGTCAGTGCGCCGGTTGTGCGCGTGCCGACCAATGATCCGGTTGTGATCAAACGCCTGCTGGACATCGGTTTCTATAACTTCCTGATTCCGTTTGTCGAAACCGAAGAAGAAGCGGTAAACGCCGTTGCGGCGACCCGTTATCCGCCGGAAGGTATTCGCGGTGTTTCTGTTTCTCACCGCGCCAATATGTTCGGCACCGTGCCGGATTACTTCCGCCAGTCCAACGCCAATATCTCCATTTTGGTGCAGATCGAAAGCCAGGCCGGTGTCGATAACCTCGACGCTATTCTGGCGACCGATGGCGTCGACGGCGTGTTTGTCGGCCCGAGCGATCTGGCGGCCACGCTGGGTTATATCGGCAATGCGGCGCACCCGGAAGTTCAGCGCACCATTCAGCACATTTTTGCGCGCGCCAAAGCGCACAACAAACCGAGCGGCATCCTGGCGCCGGTTGAAGCTGACGCCCGTCGCTATCTGGAATGGGGCGCGACGGTCGTTGCGGTTGGCAGCGATTTGGGCGTGTTCCGTTCGGCGACGCAGAAACTGGCCGACACCTTTAAGAAATAATCAAACCACCATTTAAAGAGAGAGACGCATTATGACGATGAAAGTTGGTTTCATTGGCCTGGGTATCATGGGTAAACCAATGAGTAAAAACCTCATTAAAGCCGGTTACTCACTGGTGGTCGTGGACCGTAATCTGGACGCGGTTGCCGAAGTGATCGCCGCAGGCGCGGAAACCGCGACCAGCGCGAAAGCCGTTGCCGAGCAGTGCGATGTCATCATCACCATGCTGCCAAACTCCCCGCACGTGAAAGAAGTGGCGCTGGGCGAAGGCGGCATTATTGAAGGCGCGAAAGCCGGTACTGTGCTGATCGACATGAGCTCCATCGCCCCGCTGGCAAGCCGTGAAATCAGCGAAGCGCTGAAAGCGAAAG
Coding sequences:
- the garL gene encoding 2-dehydro-3-deoxyglucarate aldolase, with translation MNNDIFPNKFKAALAAQQIQIGCWSALGSHISTEVLGLAGFDWLLLDGEHAPNDVLTFVPQLMALKGSVSAPVVRVPTNDPVVIKRLLDIGFYNFLIPFVETEEEAVNAVAATRYPPEGIRGVSVSHRANMFGTVPDYFRQSNANISILVQIESQAGVDNLDAILATDGVDGVFVGPSDLAATLGYIGNAAHPEVQRTIQHIFARAKAHNKPSGILAPVEADARRYLEWGATVVAVGSDLGVFRSATQKLADTFKK